In Sardina pilchardus chromosome 8, fSarPil1.1, whole genome shotgun sequence, a genomic segment contains:
- the LOC134088457 gene encoding major histocompatibility complex class I-related gene protein-like, which produces MKNLIFLWALCRMSCCIETGSHSLWIFSTVIIGDKTPFPEFSTVVMLDDIQLAYYDSDVQKLIYRQYKSENEHEEQRDAGIIFREEHRQMKIRALFSKDQLNSTQGVHVQQTLTGCELLDQDTPGLMQSWNAFNTINDGELNFNIQQNTLQCNGKWPKLWSHIEEKGIELLHAQIYSPVCLKVLKNYLHTMKNQIMRKVKPRVRLLQKTLPDSGGVKVTCLATGFYPRHINLTLLRDGQPVSDHQITGGELLPNVDGTYQMRKSLEVSAEELRNKHQYSCTAEHLSLDNKLDIKLVNARVGTRNRVPPVVVLGVALLLCVGGVIIMCLRRRRHRSSSDGSDGSTNVSTDTSETDEPLQLPHKSAI; this is translated from the exons GCTCTCACTCCCTGTGGATTTTCTCAACGGTCATCATTGGAGATAAAACACCTTTCCCAGAATTCAGTACGGTGGTGATGCTGGATGACATCCAGCTTGCTTACTACGACTCAGATGTACAGAAGCTGATCTACAGACAATACAAGTCAGAGAATGAACATGAAGAGCAGAGAGATGCTGGCATTATATTCAGAGAGGAGCATAGACAGATGAAAATCAGAGCATTATTTTCAAAGGACCAGCTCAACAGTACACAAG GTGTCCATGTTCAGCAGACCTTAACTGGTTGTGAGTTGCTTGACCAGGACACCCCTGGTCTAATGCAATCCTGGAATGCTTTTAACACCATTAATGATGGAGAGCTAAATTTCAACATACAACAGAACACTCTACAGTGCAATGGTAAGTGGCCAAAATTGTGGAGCCATATTGAAGAAAAAGGTATTGAATTGCTGCATGCACAGATATACAGTCCTGTGTGCCTCAAAGTCCTGAAGAATTATCTCCACACGATGAAAAATCAAATCATGAGAAAAG TGAAGCCCAGAGTCAGGCTCCTCCAGAAGACACTCCCAGACTCTGGAGGAGTCAAAGTGACCTGTCTGGCCACTGGTTTCTACCCCCGTCACATCAACCTGACCCTGCTCAGAGACGGCCAGCCTGTGTCTGACCACCAGATCACTGGGGGGGAGCTGCTTCCCAATGTAGATGGAACCTACCAGATGAGGAAGAGCCTGGAGGTCAGCGCAGAGGAACTAAGAAACAAACACCAGTACTCTTGCACTGCTGAACACCTCAGCCTGGACAACAAACTAGACATCAAATTGGTTAACG CTCGTGTAGGTACCCGTAACAGAGTGCCCCCTGTGGTCGTGCTGGGAGTtgcactgctgctgtgtgtgggtggagtcaTTATCATGTGCCTCCGCCGCAGAAGACACag GTCCTCCTCTGATGGCTCTGATGGCTCGACTAATGTCTCAACTGATACCTCGG AAACAGATGAACCTCTGCAACTTCCGCACAAGTCTGCAATCTAG